One genomic segment of Thermococcus peptonophilus includes these proteins:
- a CDS encoding TRASH domain-containing protein: protein MKIDDLDLKLIYLLMDNSRLSISELAERLDVSRPTVKSRLEKLQKEGIIQGYTIKLNPDLLRAHNIVALIVKTDDPEKMREFDEIIEINRFTSRKYLIKIAVESMEELRKVIEGAGFEVIEIMPILETVERPSPPKVKVPFKCDYCGKEIVGEPIVYKYRNKVYFFCCPTCFREFKKTRENLEKFKLKEENKVEHTHEHEHHTHN, encoded by the coding sequence ATGAAAATAGACGACCTTGATCTGAAGCTTATATACCTTTTAATGGACAACTCAAGGCTGAGCATTTCTGAACTCGCTGAGAGGCTTGATGTCAGCAGACCAACAGTTAAGTCAAGGCTGGAGAAGCTCCAAAAAGAGGGCATTATACAGGGGTACACCATAAAGCTCAACCCTGACCTGCTCAGGGCACACAACATCGTGGCACTCATCGTGAAGACCGACGATCCTGAAAAAATGAGGGAGTTCGATGAGATAATAGAGATAAACCGCTTCACGAGCAGGAAGTACCTCATCAAGATAGCCGTCGAGAGCATGGAGGAACTGAGAAAGGTGATTGAAGGCGCAGGCTTCGAGGTCATCGAGATAATGCCCATCCTGGAGACGGTGGAGAGGCCGAGTCCACCCAAAGTCAAGGTGCCCTTCAAGTGCGACTACTGCGGGAAGGAGATAGTGGGCGAGCCGATAGTTTACAAGTATCGCAACAAGGTCTACTTCTTCTGCTGTCCAACGTGCTTCAGAGAGTTCAAGAAGACGCGGGAGAACCTGGAGAAGTTCAAGCTAAAGGAAGAAAATAAAGTAGAGCACACTCACGAGCACGAGCACCACACCCATAACTAG
- a CDS encoding cytochrome C biogenesis protein, which yields MDITNAVLATAAGEIPLGAHNIVEFTGVTFSVVALGILNALRPSIFLMIVFLLSMIALTDERKVLRVGFAFTIGAFMGYSFIAVALMNLHSKVPFLRYFVVAFGVTVGIYKILSALGYVKLPLSSPLREKSNMILEKATSPPAAFVIGAVMAFLSLSCVLPSYLLVSSLLSGQFAPTTTAALLIAFVGISVLPFALVTLGFHYGAKYARLGSAIDRLSSMSGRGDLVMGVVLVLVSVLYFIFFL from the coding sequence ATGGACATAACCAATGCTGTACTCGCAACTGCAGCCGGAGAAATACCCTTAGGAGCTCATAACATTGTCGAGTTCACGGGCGTTACCTTTTCGGTGGTAGCCCTCGGTATTCTAAACGCTCTCCGACCCTCGATCTTTCTAATGATAGTTTTTCTCCTGTCCATGATCGCACTCACTGACGAGCGGAAGGTTCTGCGCGTGGGATTTGCCTTCACAATTGGGGCATTCATGGGCTATTCGTTCATTGCCGTTGCCCTCATGAACCTGCACTCTAAGGTTCCTTTTCTGAGGTACTTTGTGGTGGCCTTTGGGGTCACCGTTGGCATTTACAAAATACTTTCCGCTTTGGGATATGTGAAACTTCCTCTCTCCAGTCCTCTTAGAGAAAAGAGCAACATGATACTCGAAAAGGCGACGTCCCCTCCAGCAGCTTTTGTGATAGGAGCAGTAATGGCTTTCCTCTCACTCTCCTGTGTGCTGCCCTCCTACCTGCTAGTTAGTTCTCTGCTCTCGGGTCAGTTCGCACCGACCACCACCGCTGCCCTGCTCATAGCCTTTGTGGGGATTTCCGTGTTGCCCTTTGCTCTTGTGACCCTTGGCTTCCACTACGGAGCGAAATACGCTAGACTAGGGAGTGCTATTGACAGGCTCTCTTCAATGAGCGGTAGAGGAGACCTAGTTATGGGTGTGGTGCTCGTGCTCGTGAGTGTGCTCTACTTTATTTTCTTCCTTTAG
- a CDS encoding class I SAM-dependent methyltransferase, with amino-acid sequence MNPFRNLHQDKSDGYVKNCEKYDRFSRSYDLFEAPVERGAFSRYRKRALRLAEGKVLEVGVGTGKNFSYYPRNVEVIGVDFSKGTLEKAERRRRELGLKNVRLLHTDVQNLEFEDSTFDTAVSTFVFCTVPDPVKGLREVYRVLKPGGKAIFLEHMKSGSKLLNVPLYMMEPFMMAMTGTSMLRKTPDNIEKSGFQIEKVENLFFDIVRLIIARKPGGENDSERKPVP; translated from the coding sequence ATAAATCCCTTCAGGAATTTACACCAAGATAAAAGTGATGGATATGTCAAAAACTGCGAAAAATACGACCGGTTTTCACGGAGTTACGACCTGTTTGAGGCTCCGGTCGAGAGGGGAGCTTTCTCAAGGTACAGAAAGAGAGCGCTGCGCCTTGCCGAAGGCAAAGTCCTGGAAGTCGGCGTCGGAACGGGAAAGAACTTCTCGTATTATCCCCGAAACGTCGAGGTCATTGGGGTAGACTTCAGCAAGGGCACGCTGGAGAAAGCCGAGAGAAGGAGAAGAGAACTCGGCCTGAAAAACGTCCGGCTCCTGCATACGGACGTCCAGAACCTTGAGTTTGAAGACAGCACATTCGACACCGCTGTGAGCACCTTCGTCTTCTGCACCGTGCCCGATCCGGTTAAGGGCCTGAGGGAGGTTTACAGGGTTCTAAAGCCCGGAGGGAAAGCCATATTCCTTGAGCACATGAAGAGCGGGTCAAAGCTTCTCAACGTCCCCCTCTACATGATGGAGCCGTTTATGATGGCCATGACTGGCACGTCCATGCTCCGGAAGACCCCGGACAATATTGAGAAATCCGGGTTCCAAATAGAGAAGGTGGAGAACCTGTTTTTTGACATTGTGAGGTTGATAATTGCAAGGAAACCGGGTGGTGAAAATGATAGCGAGAGAAAACCTGTTCCATGA
- a CDS encoding ABC transporter permease, with amino-acid sequence MIARENLFHDRGRLAMSVAGVALSVTLVIILLGVYYGMTTLGTNYIVHTDADLWVGQEGIHDLWHTYSLIPRGLSDEIKSVDGVKGVHELIGRAVQIEVPNTGARKTVYIVGFDPASGIGGPWDIVKGTRELQRGEAVVDQVFFTRNNLKLGQTLKIGDKELKIVGVSKGTFAVVYPYIFVTTEDAAEIFGTTQYVNYYLVQLFGDRPADEVISDITERLAERGVAVEILTKERFIQNHKDVINESFNSILFPLVFIGFIIGAAVIGLTLYTMTMEKMREYAILKAIGAQNSFLRRIVFEQAAIITMLGFIAGIGLSLLATALVPRFAPEFFVEMNPTTVGVTFAAVLLMGLTAPLIPIRRLNRVDPVVVFNA; translated from the coding sequence ATGATAGCGAGAGAAAACCTGTTCCATGACAGGGGCAGGCTGGCGATGAGCGTGGCCGGTGTGGCCCTCTCGGTCACGCTGGTTATCATACTCCTTGGAGTTTACTACGGCATGACAACGCTTGGAACAAACTACATTGTACATACCGATGCCGATCTGTGGGTCGGGCAGGAGGGAATCCACGATCTCTGGCACACGTATTCCCTCATCCCGCGGGGCTTAAGTGACGAAATAAAAAGTGTGGACGGCGTCAAAGGCGTCCACGAGCTCATAGGGAGGGCGGTTCAGATAGAGGTCCCCAACACCGGCGCCAGAAAAACCGTCTACATAGTTGGCTTTGATCCAGCCAGCGGAATTGGGGGCCCATGGGACATTGTCAAGGGCACGAGAGAACTGCAGAGGGGCGAGGCCGTGGTTGATCAGGTGTTTTTCACGAGGAACAACCTTAAACTCGGCCAGACCCTTAAGATTGGAGACAAGGAGCTGAAGATAGTCGGCGTTTCAAAGGGGACGTTTGCGGTGGTCTATCCCTACATCTTCGTGACAACCGAGGACGCGGCAGAGATATTCGGCACCACGCAGTACGTGAACTACTACCTCGTCCAGCTCTTCGGCGACAGGCCGGCCGACGAGGTGATCAGCGATATCACCGAAAGACTGGCGGAGAGGGGTGTAGCGGTCGAGATACTGACGAAGGAGCGGTTCATCCAGAACCATAAAGATGTGATAAACGAGAGCTTCAACTCGATACTCTTCCCGCTGGTGTTCATAGGCTTCATAATCGGGGCGGCGGTCATAGGCCTTACGCTCTACACCATGACGATGGAGAAGATGAGAGAGTACGCAATACTGAAGGCAATTGGGGCCCAGAACAGCTTCCTGAGGAGGATAGTATTTGAACAAGCGGCCATCATAACCATGCTGGGCTTTATAGCCGGCATCGGCCTCTCCCTGCTCGCCACGGCCCTTGTGCCAAGGTTCGCCCCGGAGTTCTTCGTTGAGATGAACCCCACGACAGTGGGCGTAACGTTCGCGGCAGTCCTGCTCATGGGGCTGACCGCGCCGCTGATCCCGATAAGGAGGCTCAACAGAGTCGACCCGGTGGTGGTATTCAATGCCTGA
- a CDS encoding ABC transporter ATP-binding protein codes for MPEAILRAKNLTKVYGSGRTAVRAVDNVSLILKRGEVVLLMGPSGSGKTTLLTMLSGLLRPTSGSIELYPPENPKRAIELTGLTRDALARLRLERMGFIFQHSNLLEALTAVENVMVPLLIKGVKKVEARERAERLLMELGMEDRLDSRPSELSGGEQQRVAIARALITDPDIIIADEPTANLDSRNGREAIKLIHEKAKKRGKCVMIATHDPRILGFADRILYMEDGKIYRKDSRQAEKLLLFDEY; via the coding sequence ATGCCTGAGGCCATCCTGAGGGCAAAGAACCTTACAAAGGTGTACGGCTCGGGCAGAACCGCCGTGAGGGCCGTTGATAACGTGTCCCTTATCCTCAAGAGGGGCGAGGTGGTACTCCTCATGGGGCCGTCCGGTTCGGGGAAGACGACGCTCCTCACCATGCTCAGCGGGCTCCTAAGGCCGACCTCCGGGAGCATAGAGCTGTACCCGCCAGAAAACCCCAAAAGGGCCATAGAACTGACGGGACTAACACGGGATGCACTTGCAAGGCTCAGGCTGGAGAGGATGGGCTTCATCTTCCAGCACTCCAACCTGCTTGAGGCACTGACCGCTGTGGAGAACGTCATGGTGCCCCTGCTGATCAAGGGCGTAAAAAAGGTGGAGGCAAGGGAGAGGGCCGAGCGCCTCCTGATGGAGCTGGGCATGGAGGACAGACTTGACAGCAGGCCCTCCGAGCTTTCAGGGGGTGAGCAACAGCGCGTTGCAATAGCGAGGGCCCTGATAACCGACCCAGACATCATAATAGCCGACGAGCCCACGGCAAACCTGGACTCCAGGAACGGGAGGGAGGCTATAAAACTCATCCACGAGAAGGCAAAGAAAAGGGGCAAGTGCGTGATGATAGCCACCCACGACCCGAGGATACTCGGCTTCGCGGATAGAATACTCTACATGGAGGACGGAAAGATATACCGCAAGGACAGCCGGCAGGCCGAAAAGCTGCTGCTTTTTGATGAGTACTGA
- a CDS encoding PLP-dependent cysteine synthase family protein, translated as MIENYTKMGIYDGIVQTIGNTPLVRLGKIERYFNLRNELYAKLEFFNPGGSIKDRIGKYMIEGAKREGKIVEGGVIVEPTSGNTGVGLALVAADEGYMTVFTMPDKMSTEKELLLKALGAFVIRTPTAVAPSDPNSYYRVAEAVRNLIWKKGRSISREELGEIVKYVQRLVDEERLDELRAILEEEVEETPYAYIPNQYFNKYNPLAHYETTAREIWEQTGGEMNYLFAGIGTGGTITGIGRYLKERKKDVRIIGVDPVGSIYSLVKKGMSLEEALKKAHPYLVEGIGEDILPETVDLSLVDDMVVVNDQESFAMTRFLARKEGILAGGSSGAALYGTIKYLKENGVEGKKAVVIFPDTGRNYLTKIFNDKWMLKNGFEIDDEKVLEVLR; from the coding sequence ATGATAGAAAATTACACAAAAATGGGTATTTATGATGGCATAGTACAGACAATAGGAAACACCCCTCTGGTAAGGCTCGGGAAGATAGAGCGGTACTTCAACCTTAGAAACGAACTGTATGCCAAACTTGAATTTTTCAACCCTGGGGGGAGCATAAAGGACAGGATAGGCAAGTATATGATCGAGGGAGCGAAGAGAGAGGGCAAAATCGTCGAGGGCGGCGTTATAGTGGAGCCGACCTCAGGAAACACTGGAGTCGGTCTCGCACTGGTGGCAGCGGATGAGGGCTACATGACGGTCTTCACGATGCCGGACAAGATGAGCACTGAGAAAGAGCTCCTCCTTAAGGCACTAGGAGCGTTCGTCATAAGAACTCCAACGGCCGTTGCCCCAAGTGATCCGAACTCATACTACAGGGTGGCCGAGGCCGTGAGGAACCTTATCTGGAAGAAGGGGAGGTCCATCAGCAGGGAGGAGCTCGGGGAGATAGTCAAGTACGTCCAGCGGCTCGTTGATGAGGAAAGGCTCGACGAGCTCAGGGCGATCCTTGAGGAGGAAGTTGAGGAAACCCCCTACGCTTACATCCCCAACCAGTACTTCAACAAATACAACCCACTGGCACACTACGAGACCACGGCGAGGGAGATATGGGAACAGACCGGAGGGGAGATGAATTACCTTTTCGCAGGAATAGGCACCGGCGGGACGATAACCGGGATCGGGCGCTATCTAAAGGAGAGGAAGAAAGATGTAAGGATAATAGGCGTTGACCCCGTTGGCTCGATATACAGCCTCGTCAAAAAAGGGATGAGCCTTGAGGAGGCTCTCAAGAAAGCTCACCCCTACCTCGTCGAGGGAATAGGCGAAGACATCCTTCCGGAGACCGTTGACCTGAGCCTCGTTGATGATATGGTGGTTGTCAACGATCAGGAATCCTTTGCAATGACGCGCTTCCTCGCGAGGAAGGAGGGAATCCTCGCGGGAGGCTCTTCGGGAGCAGCTCTCTATGGAACTATAAAGTACCTCAAAGAAAATGGTGTTGAGGGCAAGAAGGCCGTCGTGATATTCCCGGATACGGGAAGAAACTACCTGACGAAGATCTTCAACGATAAATGGATGCTGAAGAACGGCTTCGAGATTGACGATGAAAAGGTTCTG